The genomic interval GGACGCTCGATCCCGACGGCGTCGTGGGGATGACCGGCAAGTTTCACCGCGGTTGGGGTGAGTTTCACGCGTACAAGAACCAGGCGGCGCTGGAGTTCGAGTGCTTCCAGATGCTGGCCAACGGCGGCCGCGTGAGCGTCGGCGATCAGCTCCCGCCGAGCGGCGTGCTTGACGGGCCGACGTACGAACTCATCGGCAAGGTCTTCGAGCAAGTCGCGCGGGTCGAGCCGTATTGCCGTGGTAGCCGGGCGGTTGCGGAGGCGGCAGTGGTCACCAGCGAGGGGCTGCTCATGGAGTCGTGGGACACGATGCTCCCCGACGGCGTGCTCGGCGCGACACGCATGTTGCAGGAGCTGGGCATGCAGTTCGACATCGTCGACGGCGCGGAGGATCTGTCGAAGTACGACCTGCTGATCCTGCCCGACGACGTGTCGGAAACGCCGGCGATTCGGGCACATCTCGATGACGGTGGGGCGGCGATTCTCACCGGTGACAGCCTGTCCGACGACAATCATCTGCACGCTGGACCGTTGCGCGTGACGACCGATCCTTCGCGGCCGCCGACGGATTTCATCGTGCCCGCCGATGGCTTCACCGATCTACCGAAAGTCGAGCACGTCCTCGAACCTGGCGGGCGGCAGGTCGAAGACGCCAGTGGTGCCGAGCCGCTCGCGATGTTGTGTCGGCCCTACTTCGAACGGACGTGGGATCATTTTTGCTCGCACCTGCACGCCCCGAGCGATGGCAAAGACCACGGCCCGGCGGCGCTGCAGGCCGGACGCGTCATCTGGTTCACACACAAGGTCTTTACGCAGTACCGCGAAACCGCGCCGCGCTGGTGCAAAGCGCTGATCGCGGCGGCCATCGACCGTGTGCATGATCGCGTCCTCCGCCACGACGGCCCGAGCACGTTGCTTGCGCACCTGCATGAGCAGGGCGGTCGGCACGTGCTGCACCTGCTCAACTACGTCCCCGAACGCCGCGGGCGATCGCTCGACGTGATCGAGGAGCCGCAAACAGTCGTGGACCTGACGCTAACTCTGCGCGTCCCCGCGACCGATGCCCGTGCCGTTCGTGGCGAGCAGGACTTGCCATGCCGCCGCGAGCACGATCGCCTGGTCGTCACGTTGCCGCGCCTGCACGGCTACGAGGTCCTTGAACTGACCTGAGCCGCGTTACCCTCTTACCGATGTCCGACTCCGTTACCACGCATGCCGTTGTCTTCACCGCCGAGAACCGTGCGGAGCTTGTGCCCACGACCGTTCCCGCGCCGTCGGCCGGCGAAGTGCGCGTGCGGACGCTGCGATCTTGCGTCTCGCCGGGGACGGAGCTGCGCATTCTCTCGGGCAAGGAAAATGGCTTTGCCGGTTGGCCGACGGCGGGGGGCTACGCGCTTTGCGGCGAAATCGAATCGGTCGGTGACGATGTCGATCTTGACATCGGTACGCCGGTCGTGTTGCAACGCAGCAAACACGAAGCGAACACGCCGCACGGTTCGCACATCGGCTACGCGCTGGCACCAACGTCCGACTGTGTCGTCGTGCCCGACGGAGTGAGCGCGGAAGCCGCCGCGTTGAGCCGGGTGATGTCAATCGGTCATCGCGGGGCACGCCAGGCGTTTCCCCAAATCGGCGAATCGGTTGCCTTGGTCGGTCTCGGACTCATCGGCCTCTCGGCCGCACTGACCGCCACGCTTACCGGCGCGCGTGTCGCCTGTTTCAACCGATCGACCGACCGCGTCGAGATGGCCCGTGCGTGTGGGCTTGAAGCACACGCCGTTGATGGTGAACTCGCCGACGTGATCACGCGTGTCCTGCCCGGCGGGGCGGACGTGCTCATCGACGCGACCGGCTCGCCCGCGACGCCCGCCGCCGCCATCCCTGCGGTCCGCGAGCTCGGCTGGTCCGACGGCGATCGCGGCCACGCCCGCTACGTCATGCTCGGCAGCTACAACGGCGACATGCCGATCCCGTACTTCCCCGCGTTCCATCGCGAGTTGACCGTGCAGTTCCCGCGCTACACCGACAACCTCGACGTTGCCGAGGTGCTGCGACTCCTGGCACGCGGCGCTGTCAACGTCGGACCGGTGCTGAGGGGTGCCGCGTTCTCGCCGACCGATGCCAACGACGCTTACGCCGCGCTGCGCGATCGAAAACGCGGGCTAATGACGGCCGTGTTTGACTGGACCGCCCTCGCCTAGGACACTCGCGCCGAACGAACGAGGAGCACCATGATCAAATGCGTCGCCTTGCTCAAGCGGGCACCTGGTATCAGCGTCGAAGACTTTCGTCACCGCTGGGTTTACGAGCACACCAAGCTCTCGGGCATCCTGCCGGACTGCCGCGAGTATCGCATCAACTTCGTCGACACGTTCGAGGGTATCGAGCCGGATGAAAACGGCGAGCCGCCGTACGACGGGACGGCCGAACTGTGGTGGAACAGCCGCGCCGAGATGGAGGCGAGCTTCGCGACCCACACCGCCAAGGTCGCTGGCGACGACGCCGACAGCTTCTGCTCGGTTCGCGTTCATCTGTACTGCGAGAGCGAGTTCATCGTCGTGAAGGACGGCACGCCCGTTCAGCCGCCGGAGAAGGTCCAATGAAGACGCCGAACATCGTCATGGTCGGCAGCAGCATGGTCGACCTGATCGCGTACGTGCCGAAGCTGCCCGCGCCCGGTGAGACACTCGCTGGCAGTGATTTCAATGTCGGTTGCGGCGGCAAGGGCGCGAATCAGGCCGTCATGGCTGCGAGGCTCGGTGCGCAGGTCCACGTGGTTACCGTGCTCGGCGACGACGTGTTCGGCCCGCAAACCAAGCAGAACTTCGCCGACCAGGGCTGTGATACCACGCACGTTCACATCGCCAAGGGGATCGCGTCCGGCGTCGCGCCGATCAGCGTGGACACGACCACGGGGCAGAACTCGATTGTCATCGTCCCCGGGGCCAACGAGCTGCTCGACGAAGCCAAGGTCCGAGCGGCCGGCGACGAGATCGCTGCGGCGGATGCGGTGATCTGCCAACTCGAAACGCCCATCGCCGCGACGGTCGAAGCGTTCAAACTCGCCCGCGCTGCAGGGACGACGACGATTCTCAACCCAGCTCCGGCCGCGCCGATCGGCGACGACCTGCTCGCGCTCGTCGACATCTTCATCCCCAACGAAACCGAGGCCGCGGAACTGACCGGCATGCCGGTGGACACCAACGACCAAGCCGTCGCCGCGGCGCGTGCGTTGCAGCAACGCGGCCCTGTGACGGTGATCCTCACGCTCGGCAGCCGCGGCGCGTTGGTGCTCGAAGGCGACGCCGAGCCGGCATTCGTCGAGGCAAAGAAAGTCGAAGCGGTCGACACGACCGGCGCGGGCGACGCGTTCGTCGGTAGCTTCTCCTACTACCACGCCGCCGGTCACTCAGCCC from Planctomycetota bacterium carries:
- a CDS encoding zinc-binding dehydrogenase, which codes for MSDSVTTHAVVFTAENRAELVPTTVPAPSAGEVRVRTLRSCVSPGTELRILSGKENGFAGWPTAGGYALCGEIESVGDDVDLDIGTPVVLQRSKHEANTPHGSHIGYALAPTSDCVVVPDGVSAEAAALSRVMSIGHRGARQAFPQIGESVALVGLGLIGLSAALTATLTGARVACFNRSTDRVEMARACGLEAHAVDGELADVITRVLPGGADVLIDATGSPATPAAAIPAVRELGWSDGDRGHARYVMLGSYNGDMPIPYFPAFHRELTVQFPRYTDNLDVAEVLRLLARGAVNVGPVLRGAAFSPTDANDAYAALRDRKRGLMTAVFDWTALA
- a CDS encoding alpha-amylase family protein, with product MSTAPPSQPYRQIHLDFHTGGAIPDVAADFDAEQFARTLKEAHVESVQLFARDWHGWMYYPSSFAEHIHPKLRRPDLLGEQIKAVHDAGLRCPIYTAVQVDRRSADLHPDWCQRQSDGSHRSGTKSDQGVFGPGWEPLLCLNSPFADFFAQHLDELLTRYDCDGFWFDGVSPQDCCCRHCLATMAQRGIDPTDRDARRAFGMDVCHEWIARTSAQVRAAHPAATIFHNAGHVGPRHRAIMPDHTHLELESLPGGGWGYLHFPVVARYARTLDPDGVVGMTGKFHRGWGEFHAYKNQAALEFECFQMLANGGRVSVGDQLPPSGVLDGPTYELIGKVFEQVARVEPYCRGSRAVAEAAVVTSEGLLMESWDTMLPDGVLGATRMLQELGMQFDIVDGAEDLSKYDLLILPDDVSETPAIRAHLDDGGAAILTGDSLSDDNHLHAGPLRVTTDPSRPPTDFIVPADGFTDLPKVEHVLEPGGRQVEDASGAEPLAMLCRPYFERTWDHFCSHLHAPSDGKDHGPAALQAGRVIWFTHKVFTQYRETAPRWCKALIAAAIDRVHDRVLRHDGPSTLLAHLHEQGGRHVLHLLNYVPERRGRSLDVIEEPQTVVDLTLTLRVPATDARAVRGEQDLPCRREHDRLVVTLPRLHGYEVLELT
- the rbsK gene encoding ribokinase; translation: MKTPNIVMVGSSMVDLIAYVPKLPAPGETLAGSDFNVGCGGKGANQAVMAARLGAQVHVVTVLGDDVFGPQTKQNFADQGCDTTHVHIAKGIASGVAPISVDTTTGQNSIVIVPGANELLDEAKVRAAGDEIAAADAVICQLETPIAATVEAFKLARAAGTTTILNPAPAAPIGDDLLALVDIFIPNETEAAELTGMPVDTNDQAVAAARALQQRGPVTVILTLGSRGALVLEGDAEPAFVEAKKVEAVDTTGAGDAFVGSFSYYHAAGHSAPEAARHACHVATLSVLGHGTQTSFPTRDDVDAAR
- a CDS encoding EthD family reductase, whose amino-acid sequence is MIKCVALLKRAPGISVEDFRHRWVYEHTKLSGILPDCREYRINFVDTFEGIEPDENGEPPYDGTAELWWNSRAEMEASFATHTAKVAGDDADSFCSVRVHLYCESEFIVVKDGTPVQPPEKVQ